TACTTTTTAAAACAAGGAAACTCCTGTATATTGGTACTAAAGAAAACGCATACATTATTTGTGAAAGGGAAGTGCGCCCAGATGATTGAAAAAAGAAATACCATAAGTATGGAACAAGCGAGAGAAGTATTACGTAACCAAATAACGCATCTTCCAGTAGAAAAGAAAAATGTGACAGAGGCATTAAATCAAGTATTGCAAGAGCCTATCTTTGCCCCGGTTCCTGCTCCTTATTTTAGAAGGTCTGGTTACGATGGTTTTGCGATTACGGAAGCAGATGACGGGAATTATCCAATCACTTTACGAGTTGTAGCAGAAGTTCCATGCGGGCAAACATACGATAAACCACTAAACCCAGGGGAAACCGTTCGAATAATGACTGGAGCAAAAGTGCCAGAGAATGCCTCGAAAATTATTATGCTTGAACAATCTAGAGAAGCTGATAACGAGAATGAAATTATCCTTATCAATACACAAAAATCTAGTAACATTACAGAAATTGGTGCGGAGTTTTCCAAAGGAGACTTGCTATTAGATCGCGGACATATGTTGAATGCTGGTTCGATAAGTTTACTGTCATCATTTGGTATTCACGAAGTACAAGTTATCAGAAAGCCAAAAGTAGCTATTTTATCCACAGGAAGTGAACTGGTTGCAGCCGGGAATTCGCTTCCAGATGGCAAGATTTATAATAGTAATCAACCGTTACTGGAGAATTTATTAAAAGTGCATCATGCCGAAATTTGCGCGGCCGAACAGTTACCGGATAATTATGAGGATACGAAAAACCGATTACTAGAATTGACTCAAATAGCAGACTTGATAATCACTACAGGTGGTGTTTCTGTAGGTGATTTTGACTATATGGCTGATATTGCAAAACAAGAAGCAGAATTACTTTTTAATAAAATTCAAATGCGACCAGGCAGTCCAACAACAGGGATGTGGTTGGATAAAACGCTTATCATCGCGCTTTCTGGAAATCCAGGGGCATGCTTTACAGGTTTTTACTTATTAGTAGAACCGGTATTAGCTACCTTAATGGGGAAAGATACAACTGAGACGACCCAAGTACGTGCAAAAATGGCGAGCGATTACACTAAAAATAATGGCTATGATCGTTTTTTACGAGGAACCTATCGTTTGTCTGACGAAGGGGAATATTTGGTTGAGTTGGTAGGAAGCGATATGTCGAGTGCGCTAGGAAACCTCCATTTAACCACCTGTTTATTCAAAATCCCACGCGGTCAAGTAGGGAAATTAAAAGGAGAAGAGGTCGAAGCATGGCTACTATCCTCCAAATAATTGGCTTTAAAAACAGCGGAAAAACAACTTTATTGAACGCACTAATTCGCGCTAGTCGGAAGGAAAACTACACAGTATCTGCCATCAAACATGATGCACATGATTTTTCTGTAGATCACGCGGGAACGGATTCCTACTCGTTTCAAGAAAGTGGTGCAAAAGCTGTTGTTATCGCGAATTCGAGACAATATGCTGTGATGGAACAAAACGGCATCGATTTAAAAACAGCCATTCAAAAGTTACCAGAATCAGATATCGTTCTCATAGAAGGCTACAAAGAAGGCCCTTTTCCTAAAATTATATTAATTCGCGAACAAGCGGAAATCGAGCTTTTAAAAAATAGTAAAGCTGTCCATAAAATTGCGACACATAATCCAGCATTAAAAAAAGAAGCAATTTTCATTGGCGAAGAAAAAGCTTTAAATACATTTGCAGAAACATTAATCAAGGAGTTTTTACCATGAAGTATGTAGCATTGCAACACGAAAAAATCGAAATAGGTTCGCTTTCTGATAAACTAATCAATAAAAATCACGGTGGGACTAATCTTTTTGTTGGTACAATTCGAGAATGGACGGGTGACATTCAAACAGAAGAAATTCGTTACACATCGTACGAGGAAATGGCGCTCAAAGAACTAAATAAATTAGCAGCAGAAGTAGAAACAAAGTGGGGGGCGGATGTTGTCATTGTCCACCGACTAGGACTTTTACAAATAACAGATGTCGCCGTGGTTATCGGTGTATCAACACCACACAGAGCCGCTTGCTACGAGGGATCTAGATATATTATTGAACGTTTAAAAGAACGGGTACCTATATGGAAAGAAGAAAAAGATGTCGATAAAACAAGGTGGGGTGGCATAGATGCTAACAACAGTTAAATTTTTCGCTTTTTTAGCTGAAAAGACACATAAAACGGAAGTAAAATTGAATTTGCAGCAATGCCAGACAGTTGGCGAGGTTCGAGAAGTTATTAGTAGTGAATTTCCTGAAATAGCCGTTGATTTAGCCACCTGTATGTTGGCCGTTAACATGGAGTTTCAACAAGATCAAGACCTTTTACCAGAAGAAATAACCGAAATCGCAGTCATTCCGCCAGTAAGCGGTGGATAAGGAGGGGAATAGATGGAAAAAGATGATTTAACGCATTTTAACGATGAAAAACGCGCAAAAATGGTAGATGTTACGAGCAAATCTGAAACAAAACGCCGTGCAATCGCTAGAGCTACGATACATATGAATGAAGAAACCTTAGCGCGTATTCTTGCTGGTAAAATTGCTAAAGGAGATGTTTTGGCCGTTGCGCAAGTTGCTGGAATCATGGCGGCTAAAAAAACAAGCGAACTAATTCCAATGTGCCATCCGATTATGACGACAAAAGCTGATATTTCTTTTGAAGATGACGGTAAGACCGAGCTAACTATCACGTCCGAAGTCGTAACCGTTGGAAAGACGGGGGTCGAAATGGAAGCACTCACGGCAGTAACCATTGCAGCATTAACCATTTATGACATGTGCAAAGCAATGGATAAAGGCATGCGTATAGAAAAAACGTATTTAGTGGAAAAAACAGGTGGAAAAAGCGGGACATTTAAAGCAGAAGCGTAACTATTTTGTAGGATAGGAGTTTTGTTTTATGCAATTATTAAAGGATAAATTTGGGCGGGTACACGATTATATTCGTATTTCAGTAACAGATCGGTGTAATTTAAGGTGTGTGTATTGTATGCCCGAAGAAGGCCTGACATTTTTGCCTCATGAAAAAGTACTATCCAAAGATGAAATTGTCAGCTTTATGGAATTAATGGTGAAATTCGGCATAAAAAAAGTCCGCATAACTGGCGGAGAGCCATTACTTAGAACCGATATTGTGGAAATTGTTCGCGGGCTGGGAGCAATTCCTGAAATAGAAGATATTTCGATTACAACGAATGCGATGTATTTGGCGAAAAAAGCAGAAGCGCTAAAAGAGGCTGGATTGACGCGCGTGAACATCAGCTTGGATTCCTTGCATGCAGACCATTTTCAAGCAATTACTCGTGGTGGACGTTTGCAAAAAGTTCTCGATGGTATTCAAAAAGCAGAAGAAGTTGGGCTATTTCCAATTAAGCTTAACGTCGTCCTAATTAAAGGACAAAACGATGACGAAATAACCGATTTCCTCCGCTTTACAAAAGATAAAGATATTAATATTCGTTTTATTGAATACATGCCGATTGGTCATGCTGGCACGAGTTGGAAAGAAAAATATTTGCCGCTTGATAAGATTTTTGAAGCCTGCGACAAAGCCTCCTATGAATATGAGCCAGTCGATTCGATTCGCGGAAACGGTCCTTCCGAAAACTTCCGTATAAAAGGAGCAAAAGGAACATTTGGTGTGATTCACCCAGTTAGCTCCCATTTTTGCGATAGTTGCAACCGACTTAGACTTACCGCAGATGGTTATATTAAAGCATGCCTTTACTGGGACGAAGAAATGAATATTCGTCCGTTTATCCAAGACCCAGTTAAACTAATGCAACTTGTGCAAAAGGCAATTGATAACAAACCTGAGAATCACGAAATGGCATTAAAATTACAAGATGAAGTACAATCTAATAAACCAACTTGGCGTCGTATGAGTCAAATTGGCGGATAAATAAAGCATCCGGTCACACATGTGACCGGATGTTTTATTTTTGTCGTTCTGCTATCAAATGAGGTAATTCAGGGACAATCAATTTTTGCATCGCGAGCTGACAAGCGTTACTTGATCCAGGCAATGCGAAAAGCAGTAAGCCATTTTCTGAAAAACCAGCGAACGCCCGAGATACCATAGCCCGACTACCAACTTCTTCGTAACTAAGCATACGAAAAATCTCCCCAAATCCGGGAATTTCTTGCTGAATAGTTGCAAATAAGGCTTCATAAGTGAAGTCGCGTTTAGCGATACCTGTACCACCATTTGTGATGAGGCAGAAAGAACCGTTAACAGCTAGCTCGTTTATTTTCTGTTTGATGAGCGTAACATCATCCGGAACGACAATCCGCGATATTACCTCATGCCCAGCGGTTTCTAAGGCAGATTGAATCAGTTGACCACTAGTATCCGTATCCAAATTTCGTGTATCGCTAATGGTTAGAATACTACAAGCTACCTTAATAAATGACTTTTGTTCCATAACTGCCTCCTTTAGTTAAAAAATAAATGATATATTTTTTTTGCTTCTGTTATATTTTCTGTTCCATGAAGTAACACGCGCCCATTTTTAAAAATAACAAACTGGAACTTTTCGTGATGGAAACTGAGTAAAGCGGGATTTTCTGTATAAGGAATTTTCTGTTCTGCCAGTAGTTGTTTAATTTCGCGGTAATTACTTCTATTAGGTAAGCGAAATTGCACTGTATCTCTTCCGCAAAGAGCAACTGTTTGCTCGGAAAAAGGAACTTCTGAAAGTGCTTTTCCAGTTGTGCAACCAAGACAATCGTGGCGTTTTTTGACTTCGATTGTCCGGAAAGAAAATTGCCAATTATCTAGTTGATAGTAGGTATTTGCTTTGAAATCAGGGTTGATAATCATTTGCGTAAGTAAGGAAACTTGCATGCCGGCGATGATTGGAATCAGCGCGCCGTCAACACCAATAATATCGCAACTTGCTGCATTGGTTTGGGGAATATCGCCGAGTAAACAGTGTAAACAAGCAGAGTCAGGCGGAATAATTGGCATGAGATTCGCATAATTTCCAGCACACGAGGTGAAAATCCACGGAATTTGATGGGTGAAACAAAACTGATTTAAAAAGTCACGCGTCATAAAGTTATCTGTGCAATCGAGTATGTAATCAATTGTTCCGGCATAAGGCGTTAAACTCGTTATGTTCGCATCATCTACAATATATTCGATTGTAATATCGCTATTAATGAGTTGTAAAGCTTTAGATGCTGCATACGCTTTTGCTTGTTTGTCTAATGCATCTTGTTCCGTGAAAAGTGATTGGCGCTGCAAGTTACTTAGCTCCACATAGTCACGATCAATTAAAATTAACTTTCCAAAACCCATTCGTGCACAAATTTCTGCGGCATAAGAACCAATCGCGCCAACACCAACAATTAAAATCGTTTTCGTGAGTAATTTTTCTTGACCAACTTTTCCGATATTCTTAACGCGCATCTGCCTATCATAACGTTCCAAATTTCCACCTTCTTTCCAATCTTATTTTACCAGAAAAACACATAAAGCGCTTACTTGTAAGGTTTAGGTTTATTGTTGAATTCCCGTTACGACATATTTATAATGAAAGAAAAAACTAGAGGTGCTAACTATGAAACAGCGCGTAGAAACAGAAAAATTTTATCCTGCTTATCCAGTCTTTGTATTGACTTATTTGAATGAGTTTGGAGAACCGCAAATGTCAACGGGGTCATCATCGTACACATTAGGAGATAGTATCGTTATCGGCGTGTCAGCAGAAAGTAATGCGAGCAAACATTTACATGCTGGTCAAAAATTTGCGGTAAATTTTCCAAACACAGAGCAGTTAGGGTTAATTGAACAAGGGGGATTCTCATCAGGCAAGCGCAACGATAAAATAAAAGTTCATCAAATCGAATTAACCAAAAGTGATAGCGGGGGAGTAGCTTACATTGATACGTGTCCGATTGTATTCGAGTGCAACGTAACCCGGACCGTATCCGACGAAGACTATCATACAATCTTTGCTAAAATTGACTCGCGATTATTTGAAAAAAGCTTAGTGGATTCAGATGGTCATTTTATTCATGAAGAGCTTGATTTAGTTTTATTCTCAGGCGATGCAAATGAACGTAAATTTAGACAGCTAGATACAAAAATAGAAACAGTTGGTGGCCATTCATAGAGACAAAAATCCCCGCAGGAATTAGTATACTGCGGGGATTTATTCATTTTAACCAAATACGTCCACATCAGGTGGCAAGTAAGATGGGTTTTCTTTATTAATATGATCATAAAACATAATTCCATTTAAATGATCGATTTCGTGTTGAATAACAATGGCTGGATAATCTTTAAAACGCAACTTAAGTGGTGTACCATTTTCGTCAAAAGCGTCAATAGTTACACGTTCACTTCGAACCACATAACCTGGAACTTCCCGGTCAACAGAAAGGCAGCCTTCACCACCAGAAAGACAAGCTTGCTGCACAGAATGGCTACGAATTTTTGGATTATAAAGCACATAACTATAAAGACGATCTTTTTCATCATGTACATGAATAGCAAGGAAACGTTTCGTTACAGCAAGTTGTGGAGCAGCAATTCCCACGCCACCACGTAAACCGTATTTTTCCGCCATCTCTTCATCTTGACTGTTAATCAGGAATTCAAGCATATCACGGCCTAATTTTTTTTCTTCATCTGAAAGCGGGAAAGTCACTTCTGTCGCAACTTCTCTAAGTGCTGGATGACCTTCTCGTACAATATCGTCCATTGTAAGCATGATTTGATTCTCTCCTGTTCTTTAATAACTTATCTTTATTTTAACAAAAGAACGAAAAAAAAGGAATGAAAGATTACTACACGCGAAAAAAAGGGGATTATTGTAGGTCTAAAGACATATTTGTTAAAAATAAGAAAGTTTTAAAAACGAACAATTAAAGTTTTTTTATATAAAACGTTCGTCTAAAACAAATGATGAAAAAATTTATATGTTTGTGAATTCACAAACTAATGATATTTGCCACCTAAAAGTTTGAAATAGGTGTGATAATGCGAGAGTTGCAATATTATATAACAGTTTTTGTCTGTTTCATCTTTTTTTAATACAGAACGGGAAAGCGAATGATTTAAGTAATAATGCCATTGTAAGCGATAAAATAAATAGAGATTAACTTATTGACTTCATAATCTTGGTAGTGTAAATTAAGAGAGAAGATTAGTGTATTAATAAAATTCTTGTTTTCGAGTAAAACAGAAATAACATTTTAAATAAAAGGAAAGTTCCTGTTTTTTATGAAACATTGTGAAAGAATGAAAGTTTTTTCACAAACTCTCTTAAAACCCATGTTTTCAATGAGGATTTTGTGGTAATAACTGGAGAGGCTGCGTAATTAGTTAATAGGAATTTAGAAAAAAGCTTCCGGAATCTGCTTCTTTCTATAGAATAACTTTTCTTTTTACTACGCTATTATAATTAATACACAATCAGGATGGCAGTTTTAAAAGAATCCATTTAGATAGGTAAATGACCGGACGAGCGTTACATAAAACGCATACCTAACTAATGAAGAATTTGAAACTGTACAATGTGAATGACGAAAGGGTGGATACGAAATGGCTTCTAAAACAAAGAAGGCTATTATCGACGTAAAGAAACAATTTGAGGCTGTTCATAAACAATTTGAATTAGTTCAAATTCTGAATGAAAAAGGAGAAATCGTAAATCCAGATTTAATGCCGGATTTAACTGATGATCAATTAGTAGAATTAATGACTCGTATGGTTTGGACTCGTGTACTTGACCAACGTTCTATCTCACTTAACCGTCAAGGACGTCTAGGTTTCTATGCTCCAACTGCTGGACAAGAAGCTTCCCAACTTGCAAGTCACTATGCACTTGAAAAACATGACTATATTCTTCCAGGTTACCGTGATGTGCCACAACTTATCTGGCACGGACTTCCACTTACAAAAGCGTTCTTGTTCTCTCGTGGACACTTTGTAGGTAACCAATTCCCTGAAGATTTAAATGTATTATCACCACAAATCATCATCGGTGCACAAATCGTGCAAGCTGCCGGTGTTGCTCTAGGACTTAAAAAACGTAAAAAAGACGCTGTTGTAATCACTTATACAGGTGACGGTGGTTCTTCCCAAGGTGACTTCTATGAAGGAATGAACTTTGCGGGTGCTTACCATGCTCCAGCAATCTTCGTAGTACAAAATAACAAATTTGCGATTTCTACACCTCGTGAAAAACAATCAGCTGCTGAAACATTAGCTCAAAAAGCAGTTGCAGCCGGAATCCCAGGCGTACAAGTAGACGGAATGGATCCACTTGCAGTATATGCTGTAACTAAATTCGCTCGTGAACGTGCAGTTGCTGGTGAAGGCCCAACATTAATCGAAACAATGACATACCGTTATGGTCCACATACACTTTCTGGTGATGATCCAACTCGTTACCGTACAAAAGAACTTGACGGAGAATGGGAACTTAAAGATCCAATCGTTCGCTTCCGTACTTTCTTAGAAGGTAAAGGCCTTTGGAACGAAGAAAAAGAAAATGCTGTTATCGATCAAGCAAAAGAAGAAATCAAAGTAGCAATTAAAGAAGCAGATGCTACACCAAAACAA
The sequence above is drawn from the Listeria monocytogenes genome and encodes:
- a CDS encoding molybdopterin molybdotransferase MoeA, whose protein sequence is MIEKRNTISMEQAREVLRNQITHLPVEKKNVTEALNQVLQEPIFAPVPAPYFRRSGYDGFAITEADDGNYPITLRVVAEVPCGQTYDKPLNPGETVRIMTGAKVPENASKIIMLEQSREADNENEIILINTQKSSNITEIGAEFSKGDLLLDRGHMLNAGSISLLSSFGIHEVQVIRKPKVAILSTGSELVAAGNSLPDGKIYNSNQPLLENLLKVHHAEICAAEQLPDNYEDTKNRLLELTQIADLIITTGGVSVGDFDYMADIAKQEAELLFNKIQMRPGSPTTGMWLDKTLIIALSGNPGACFTGFYLLVEPVLATLMGKDTTETTQVRAKMASDYTKNNGYDRFLRGTYRLSDEGEYLVELVGSDMSSALGNLHLTTCLFKIPRGQVGKLKGEEVEAWLLSSK
- the mobB gene encoding molybdopterin-guanine dinucleotide biosynthesis protein B; protein product: MATILQIIGFKNSGKTTLLNALIRASRKENYTVSAIKHDAHDFSVDHAGTDSYSFQESGAKAVVIANSRQYAVMEQNGIDLKTAIQKLPESDIVLIEGYKEGPFPKIILIREQAEIELLKNSKAVHKIATHNPALKKEAIFIGEEKALNTFAETLIKEFLP
- a CDS encoding molybdenum cofactor biosynthesis protein MoaE, encoding MKYVALQHEKIEIGSLSDKLINKNHGGTNLFVGTIREWTGDIQTEEIRYTSYEEMALKELNKLAAEVETKWGADVVIVHRLGLLQITDVAVVIGVSTPHRAACYEGSRYIIERLKERVPIWKEEKDVDKTRWGGIDANNS
- the moaD gene encoding molybdopterin converting factor subunit 1, with translation MLTTVKFFAFLAEKTHKTEVKLNLQQCQTVGEVREVISSEFPEIAVDLATCMLAVNMEFQQDQDLLPEEITEIAVIPPVSGG
- the moaC gene encoding cyclic pyranopterin monophosphate synthase MoaC, with protein sequence MEKDDLTHFNDEKRAKMVDVTSKSETKRRAIARATIHMNEETLARILAGKIAKGDVLAVAQVAGIMAAKKTSELIPMCHPIMTTKADISFEDDGKTELTITSEVVTVGKTGVEMEALTAVTIAALTIYDMCKAMDKGMRIEKTYLVEKTGGKSGTFKAEA
- the moaA gene encoding GTP 3',8-cyclase MoaA — translated: MQLLKDKFGRVHDYIRISVTDRCNLRCVYCMPEEGLTFLPHEKVLSKDEIVSFMELMVKFGIKKVRITGGEPLLRTDIVEIVRGLGAIPEIEDISITTNAMYLAKKAEALKEAGLTRVNISLDSLHADHFQAITRGGRLQKVLDGIQKAEEVGLFPIKLNVVLIKGQNDDEITDFLRFTKDKDINIRFIEYMPIGHAGTSWKEKYLPLDKIFEACDKASYEYEPVDSIRGNGPSENFRIKGAKGTFGVIHPVSSHFCDSCNRLRLTADGYIKACLYWDEEMNIRPFIQDPVKLMQLVQKAIDNKPENHEMALKLQDEVQSNKPTWRRMSQIGG
- a CDS encoding molybdenum cofactor biosynthesis protein B produces the protein MEQKSFIKVACSILTISDTRNLDTDTSGQLIQSALETAGHEVISRIVVPDDVTLIKQKINELAVNGSFCLITNGGTGIAKRDFTYEALFATIQQEIPGFGEIFRMLSYEEVGSRAMVSRAFAGFSENGLLLFALPGSSNACQLAMQKLIVPELPHLIAERQK
- a CDS encoding ThiF family adenylyltransferase is translated as MERYDRQMRVKNIGKVGQEKLLTKTILIVGVGAIGSYAAEICARMGFGKLILIDRDYVELSNLQRQSLFTEQDALDKQAKAYAASKALQLINSDITIEYIVDDANITSLTPYAGTIDYILDCTDNFMTRDFLNQFCFTHQIPWIFTSCAGNYANLMPIIPPDSACLHCLLGDIPQTNAASCDIIGVDGALIPIIAGMQVSLLTQMIINPDFKANTYYQLDNWQFSFRTIEVKKRHDCLGCTTGKALSEVPFSEQTVALCGRDTVQFRLPNRSNYREIKQLLAEQKIPYTENPALLSFHHEKFQFVIFKNGRVLLHGTENITEAKKIYHLFFN
- a CDS encoding flavin reductase family protein; translated protein: MKQRVETEKFYPAYPVFVLTYLNEFGEPQMSTGSSSYTLGDSIVIGVSAESNASKHLHAGQKFAVNFPNTEQLGLIEQGGFSSGKRNDKIKVHQIELTKSDSGGVAYIDTCPIVFECNVTRTVSDEDYHTIFAKIDSRLFEKSLVDSDGHFIHEELDLVLFSGDANERKFRQLDTKIETVGGHS
- the def gene encoding peptide deformylase — its product is MLTMDDIVREGHPALREVATEVTFPLSDEEKKLGRDMLEFLINSQDEEMAEKYGLRGGVGIAAPQLAVTKRFLAIHVHDEKDRLYSYVLYNPKIRSHSVQQACLSGGEGCLSVDREVPGYVVRSERVTIDAFDENGTPLKLRFKDYPAIVIQHEIDHLNGIMFYDHINKENPSYLPPDVDVFG
- the pdhA gene encoding pyruvate dehydrogenase (acetyl-transferring) E1 component subunit alpha; protein product: MASKTKKAIIDVKKQFEAVHKQFELVQILNEKGEIVNPDLMPDLTDDQLVELMTRMVWTRVLDQRSISLNRQGRLGFYAPTAGQEASQLASHYALEKHDYILPGYRDVPQLIWHGLPLTKAFLFSRGHFVGNQFPEDLNVLSPQIIIGAQIVQAAGVALGLKKRKKDAVVITYTGDGGSSQGDFYEGMNFAGAYHAPAIFVVQNNKFAISTPREKQSAAETLAQKAVAAGIPGVQVDGMDPLAVYAVTKFARERAVAGEGPTLIETMTYRYGPHTLSGDDPTRYRTKELDGEWELKDPIVRFRTFLEGKGLWNEEKENAVIDQAKEEIKVAIKEADATPKQTVTDLLKNMYETPTAPIKEQLAIYEAKESK